In Harpia harpyja isolate bHarHar1 chromosome 8, bHarHar1 primary haplotype, whole genome shotgun sequence, a genomic segment contains:
- the HGD gene encoding homogentisate 1,2-dioxygenase: protein MTGLQYMSGFGNEHVSEDPRCPGALPEGQNNPQVCPYGLYAEQLSGSAFTCPRPTNKRSWLYRILPSVCHKPFKPLKEGHLTHNWDEVELDPNQLRWKPFEIPKDSQNKLDFVSGLHTLCGAGEPRGRNGIAIHIFVCNASMLNRCLYNSDGDFLIVPQQGKLLITTEFGKMLVEPNEICVIQQGMRFSVEVFGETRGYILEVYGAHFELPDLGPIGANGLANPRDFLVPVAWYEDRQVPGGYTVISKYQGKLFAAQQDFSPFNVVAWHGNYTPYKYHLEKFMVINSVAFDHADPSIFTVLTAKSTRPGVALADFVIFPPRWGVADNTFRPPYYHRNCMSEFMGLIKGHYEAKEEGFQPGGASLHSMMTPHGPDADCFEKASKAKLEPERVAEGTMAFMFESSLSLAVTKWGLQTSNRLDKNYYKCWEPLKSHFNPNCK from the exons AACAACCCGCAAGTCTGCCCATACGGCCTGTATGCTGAACAGCTCTCGGGCTCTGCCTTCACCTGTCCCCGGCCCACCAACAAGCGAAG cTGGCTGTATCGGATCCTACCTTCAGTCTGCCACAAACCCTTCAAACCTCTCAAGGAGGGCCACCTGACACACAACTGGGATGAAGTTGAGCTTGACCCCAACCAG CTTCGATGGAAACCTTTCGAGATCCCAAAAGACTCTCAGAACAAGCTGGACTTTGTGAGC GGATTGCACACCTTGTGCGGCGCCGGTGAGCCCAGAGGACGCAATGGTATCGCCATCCATATTTTCGTCTGCAATGCCTCCATGCTCAACAG aTGCCTTTATAATTCAGACGGCGACTTCCTGATCG TGCCCCAGCAAGGGAAACTGCTCATCACAACCGAGTTTGGGAAGATGCTAGTGGAGCCCAACGAAATCTGTGTCATCCAG CAAGGAATGCGTTTCAGCGTGGAGGTGTTTGGAGAGACCAGAGGCTACATCCTGGAGGTGTACGGGGCACACTTTGAGCTGCCTGACCTGGGACCCATCG GAGCCAACGGCTTGGCCAACCCGCGTGACTTCTTGGTGCCCGTCGCGTGGTACGAGGACCGCCAAGTGCCGGGGGGCTACACGGTGATCAGCAAGTACCAGGGCAAGCTGTTTGCAGCCCAGCAG GATTTCTCCCCCTTCAATGTTGTAGCCTGGCACGGGAACTACACGCCGTACAAATACCATCTGGAAAAATTCATGGTCATTAATTCTGTTGCTTTTGACCACGCG gatccTTCTATCTTCACTGTCCTGACAGCCAAGTCAACCCGTCCTGGAGTGGCACTCGCTGACTTTGTCATATTCCCCCCGCGATGGGGGGTAGCTGACAACACCTTCCGACCACCATACTACCACC GGAACTGCATGAGTGAGTTCATGGGGCTCATCAAAGGCCACTACGAAGCAAAGGAGGAAGGCTTCCAGCCCGGAGGGGCCAGCTTGCACAGCATGATGACTCCTCACGGGCCAGATGCCGACTGTTTTGAGAAGGCGAGCAAAGCCAAGCTGGAGCCTGAGCGGGTCGCAGAAGGGACCATG GCCTTCATGTTCGAATCGTCCCTCAGTCTCGCTGTCACCAAATGGGGCCTCCAGACCTCCAACCGCCTAGACAAAAACTACTACAAGTGCTGGGAACCTCTGAAAAGCCATTTCAACCCTAACTGCAAGTAA
- the NDUFB4 gene encoding NADH dehydrogenase [ubiquinone] 1 beta subcomplex subunit 4, producing the protein MAAGPPPSASEAYRSNRFVSLPAELDPNTYDASLEKRAADAERLAIRARLKRQYQLQLNNPNPPAIIENPALVRWAYARTQNVYPTFRPTPKTSFLGALFAIGPLVFWIVAFKADRDRKEKLIQEGKYKRPFSVF; encoded by the exons atggcggcggggccTCCTCCCAGCGCCTCTGAGGCGTACCGGTCCAACCGCTTCGTCTCTTTACCGGCCGAGCTCGACCCCAACACCTACGACGCGTCGCTGGAGAAgcgcgctgccgatgccgagcgcttGGCTATCCGCGCCCGGCTCAAGCGGCAGTATCAGCTGCAGCTTAACAATCCCAACCCGCCGGCCATCATC GAAAATCCTGCCTTGGTCCGCTGGGCCTATGCTAGGACGCAGAACGTCTACCCTACTTTCCGCCCGACGCCTAAGACGTCCTTTCTAGGAGCTCTTTTTGCGATAGGCCCCCTCGTCTTCTGGATTGTTGCCTTCAAAGCTGACAGG GATCGTAAAGAGAAGCTTATCCAAGAAGGTAAATACAAGCGACCATTCAGTGTATTTTAA